The genomic segment TTAATCTCATCACCACTCTGGGAATATCTGATTGTAATACGTTTTTCCCTGTCCTTATAACGAATAAGCTCATCTCTGGCATTCATCAGTATGTTCATGGCCCCGTGGATAAACTCGTTCTCAAACCCCTCCATAATAAGTGGAAAGGGGGGTTCCTCATGGACAAGCTCGATGTCGTATTTCACAAACTGGTTGCGCACAAGATAGATAAGCTTCTCAAACGCATCATAAACGTTAAACTTTTCGTAAACCGATGAGGGTTTAAAGAAGTTGCGGAAGGTATCAACAGTGCTCGCCATAAACTGCACCTGCTCAATTATCTGGGAAGCCGACTCCGCCCGCTCTTCACTGCTCATCTCCTCAAAGAGCTCCTCATCATCGTATGTCTGGGCAAGCACAGCTATGGTATTCAGAGGCTGTTTCCACTGATGGGCAATGATACCTATCATCTCCCCCATGGCGGCCATCTTCGAATGCTGAACCATCATAAGCTCCGCCTGACTGCGGCGCTCCACCTCTTCCGTGACCTTCTCCTCCAGACTGCTGGTTAGCTCTGCAAGAACGATCTGATTCTGACGGAAGACCTCCATAGCCCTGTATATATCTGATATTTCATCGTTTCTATCCCCTGCTGAGATCTCACCCACATCCGTATTTCCATCGGAGAGTTGATTCAGCTTTTCAGTTATATCTCTTATAGGGTTATATATCTCTGCATTAACAACCCGGAAGGAATAGAATATGAAGATCGTTGCAAGAATGAGCATGAGAACGCTTCCTGCCAGATAAATAAATGCGTCCTTCTCATTCTTCCTGAAGTATTCAGCCGACTCAATGGAAGCTGTCTCCATAAGACGTGCAATGCTCTCCAAACCACTCACAGCGACCCTGGTGAAGTCTCTCTGGGAATAAGGAGGATCTTCCCCTTTTCTCAGGCTTATAAGGGCGATATTCGCCATTCTCCTAAGCTCGGTGAAGTAAATATCAGAAACCATGCTGAGGGCATCGTTAACCTTACTGTTCCCAAGGACACTTGCAGAATTAACAATACTGTCATAGTTCTTATCCGCCAGTGTTCTTCTTATGAGTATCTCATCCTTGCGGGCTTCGGTGAACCCCTCGGGGGAGAGGATTGCGGCAGCAATATAAGAGCATACCGGACCTGCATTGTCCCTGAGCTCTATGGTGTTTCTGCTTAGCGTAAAAAGGTTTTTACCGGTTTTATCCAGCCTGTCCAGCTGTCTGAATACAGCGGTACTCAGCTTCTGGATCGTTTCAATATACTCCGACATAGTGTCGAACCAAAGCTGGGCAAACTCTTTATCCCTCTGGTCATAGGGAAGACGTATAAGCTCCTCCGCTTCCTTGCGCAGAAGAACCACCTTAGAGTTTATATGGGAAACTACCTTCTCCCATTCCGGAGTAATTAGCCCACTCTTCTGGCTGGCTTTTGCCAACGCCTCATTCATGGAAGAATCTCCGGCACGGCGATGCTCCAGGTAGAACTCGATATTCTTATCCATATCCAGCATATTACCCTTATAGTTCAGAACAACATTAACCCGCCCCCGCTCAAAGCCGTAATGGCGAACAGCCTCAAAAAGGTTCTCTGCAACGCTGTTGGCGATCCTCGCCTCTTTTGCGGCCAGATAATTAACCGCATTACTCTTAATGGAGATCGATATAAAGATGATGAGAATCAGCAGAACTGCAACGGCAAAGGAGTAATGAAGGTTCAGAATACTCTGCCTCGGTTTCATTACTCCTCACCTTTAATGGATGCAACGGTGGCGTTAAGGATGAAGTAGAAAGAAATACCTTTGGTAACATGCCCCAGCATATTCATCACACCGTAAACGTCATTGTACAGAGTAAAAAAGAACTCACTTATTACAGAAGTACTTATGGCAAGGATGAAGAGAAGATGGAGCCTGCTGCTGAAATTTGTTCTGAGCCTGTAGAGGGAGATCATTGTGAAAAGCAGGAGCGAAATAATAATATACTCTGTATAGATCTTAAAGCCTGTGAGGCCGGTGTCCGCAAGGAGTGCATCGGGAAACATCCCTGTATAGAGAATAAGATAGGAGACCAAAGCGCCGAAAACGAGATAACCTGCCATGGGAATAAAGAGAGGCACCACAAAGGATGAGAACAACGCTCCCAGTGCATAAGCCGAGCTCTCCGCAAGCCTTGCAGAAATCCAGAACTGGGTCGCCACATTGATCTCGTTAACATTAAAGACACCCATCCCCTTATAGCTGAGTGTGTGAAAGATATCCAAAAGACCCACAGTAAAATAGGCACTCCCCACAAAAAGGAGGAAGGTGGAGAGCCCGGCGTTTCTATGGATAACGATCATAAAAAATACAAAGAATGAGATGATTATAGTAAAGAACTCTGCGATTACATGGAAGGAAAGGTATCCGAAGATTCTGGATAAAACACAAAGTACAAGGAATACCCCTGCTACAACATAGAAATCTCTACCCAGCAGTCTGGGATCTGCGCCCATATTACACCTTTGTTTATATGCCACTATACATAATAATCATTAGCTTTGGAAGTTATAAATCAGTTAACTTTGTATGTCCCCTTACACATAAGAAGACCCTGGGCTTGCTGTGATTCATCAGCACTGATAAGCTTAAAGGGTGAGGTGCTGATATGCTTGGTGCAATCTTCGGAGATATTACTGGCTCCATATACGAATGGGACAACTGTAAATCCAAAGACTTCAGGATTATGGATGAGGACTCGTTTTTCACCGACGACACCGTGCTTACAATAGCCACCGCCCATGCCCTAATGGAAAAGATCCCCTACAACGAAGCCTACAGGGAGTTTGCACGAAAGTATCCAGATGCCGGTTACGGAGGCAACTTCCGTAAATGGGCGATATCAAATGAAACAAACCCTTACAACAGCTTCGGAAACGGCTCTGCTATGCGTGTAAGCCCTGTTGCATATATCCACCAGACCATGGGGGATACATTGAACGAAGCAAAAAAGAGCGCCGGAGTAACCCATAACCACACCGAAGGAATAAAGGGAGCTCAGGCTGTAGTGGCGGCGATATTCATGGCCAGGCATGGGGAGAGTATCCACTCCATCAAGGAATACACCGCCAGAACCTTCGGCTACAGCTTCGATAAAACCATCGATGAGATCCGACCCGGCTACTCCTTCGATGTAAGCTGCCAAGGCTCCGTTCCCCAGGCTATGCAGGCTTTTTTTGAATCCGTATCCTTCGAGGATGCTGTTCGAAATGCTGTAAGCCTAGGCGGGGATTCTGATACCATCGCCTGCATAACGGGAAGCATTGCAGAGGCATACTACGGCGGGATACCACAGAATTTCAGAACCTTCCTCTTCTCAAGGTTGGATCCATTCCTCTCAAACATCGTAAAGATGTTTGAAGCCGCTTATATACCCCAGTAACACAAAGCCTTTAACCTTAATCCATAAGCAGATATTCTGAATATTTTGACTGAGCGGTCATTCTATTGTTGACATTTTCTGACCAAGCAGTCATATTAAAAAAAACAGAATAGAGGAAAGTTATGCGACCCGAAAAGAAAGCGGCAAGGGATGCCCAGTTCAAAAAGGCAGTTTACGAAGCATCTCTTCAGATTATAGACGAATCAGGCAACACAGAGTTTTCCATGGAAAATGTGGCTAAACGTGCAGGCGTAGCTAAGGGCTCTTTGTATAACTATTTCAGTAACAAAGAGGAGCTTCTCATGTACATCAAGGAGCGTTTCCTTGATGAACCGAGGGATAAGGTTGAAGAGCTTAAAAGGAGCACTATCCGCTCCGAGGAGAAGATGCGTTCTCTTGTAGACTTCGGTTTCAGCCACATCGCCAAGAACAGCAAGATGCTCAACTTCTTCA from the Limisalsivibrio acetivorans genome contains:
- a CDS encoding sensor histidine kinase: MKPRQSILNLHYSFAVAVLLILIIFISISIKSNAVNYLAAKEARIANSVAENLFEAVRHYGFERGRVNVVLNYKGNMLDMDKNIEFYLEHRRAGDSSMNEALAKASQKSGLITPEWEKVVSHINSKVVLLRKEAEELIRLPYDQRDKEFAQLWFDTMSEYIETIQKLSTAVFRQLDRLDKTGKNLFTLSRNTIELRDNAGPVCSYIAAAILSPEGFTEARKDEILIRRTLADKNYDSIVNSASVLGNSKVNDALSMVSDIYFTELRRMANIALISLRKGEDPPYSQRDFTRVAVSGLESIARLMETASIESAEYFRKNEKDAFIYLAGSVLMLILATIFIFYSFRVVNAEIYNPIRDITEKLNQLSDGNTDVGEISAGDRNDEISDIYRAMEVFRQNQIVLAELTSSLEEKVTEEVERRSQAELMMVQHSKMAAMGEMIGIIAHQWKQPLNTIAVLAQTYDDEELFEEMSSEERAESASQIIEQVQFMASTVDTFRNFFKPSSVYEKFNVYDAFEKLIYLVRNQFVKYDIELVHEEPPFPLIMEGFENEFIHGAMNILMNARDELIRYKDREKRITIRYSQSGDEINIHIIDTGMGIPEDVLPKVYEQYFTTKGEFGTGIGLYMTKTIVEKRLGGRITLNTGSEGTEFILSFQSMDA
- a CDS encoding MASE3 domain-containing protein, producing the protein MAYKQRCNMGADPRLLGRDFYVVAGVFLVLCVLSRIFGYLSFHVIAEFFTIIISFFVFFMIVIHRNAGLSTFLLFVGSAYFTVGLLDIFHTLSYKGMGVFNVNEINVATQFWISARLAESSAYALGALFSSFVVPLFIPMAGYLVFGALVSYLILYTGMFPDALLADTGLTGFKIYTEYIIISLLLFTMISLYRLRTNFSSRLHLLFILAISTSVISEFFFTLYNDVYGVMNMLGHVTKGISFYFILNATVASIKGEE
- a CDS encoding TetR/AcrR family transcriptional regulator, whose product is MRPEKKAARDAQFKKAVYEASLQIIDESGNTEFSMENVAKRAGVAKGSLYNYFSNKEELLMYIKERFLDEPRDKVEELKRSTIRSEEKMRSLVDFGFSHIAKNSKMLNFFINTMTVKNSLSAHMQFMEDFRYFIEEGIDAGEFKEHDTSISSAILAYSMKGMVDYWHFHEITEPDYEKAADNFFGLILDSIRINKAD
- a CDS encoding ADP-ribosylglycohydrolase family protein, yielding MLGAIFGDITGSIYEWDNCKSKDFRIMDEDSFFTDDTVLTIATAHALMEKIPYNEAYREFARKYPDAGYGGNFRKWAISNETNPYNSFGNGSAMRVSPVAYIHQTMGDTLNEAKKSAGVTHNHTEGIKGAQAVVAAIFMARHGESIHSIKEYTARTFGYSFDKTIDEIRPGYSFDVSCQGSVPQAMQAFFESVSFEDAVRNAVSLGGDSDTIACITGSIAEAYYGGIPQNFRTFLFSRLDPFLSNIVKMFEAAYIPQ